In one Pseudomonas sp. SG20056 genomic region, the following are encoded:
- a CDS encoding transporter substrate-binding domain-containing protein: MLRATLFMLGLMLLSSAQAQPLRIAMEGQFPPFEQIDASGQLRGFNVDIAQALCQAMAADCQLVRFAWDDLIPALNEQRADLILASMSITAQRAELVDFTAKYAQTPAFFFSRKGLVNQVIITPRRIAGKRLGVQRDTTYDRFLTDKYQQHTEVLRFDSAEGMYQALGAGRVDLVLDDAVSGYFGFLDTAQGQGFEQVGNKVVAPKHFGKGQGIAVRKGDHVLRERLDRALSVILSNGVYKRIEKQYFKQFTVY, from the coding sequence TGGGCTTGATGCTGCTAAGCAGTGCTCAGGCGCAGCCCCTGCGTATCGCCATGGAAGGGCAGTTTCCGCCCTTCGAGCAAATCGATGCGAGCGGCCAATTGCGCGGCTTCAATGTCGATATCGCCCAGGCCCTGTGTCAGGCCATGGCGGCCGATTGTCAGCTGGTCAGGTTTGCCTGGGACGATTTGATTCCGGCGCTCAATGAGCAGCGTGCGGACCTGATTCTGGCGTCCATGTCGATCACCGCGCAGCGCGCCGAGCTGGTCGATTTCACCGCCAAATATGCGCAAACCCCGGCGTTCTTCTTCTCCCGCAAGGGCCTGGTCAATCAGGTGATCATCACTCCAAGGCGCATTGCCGGCAAACGCCTGGGCGTGCAGCGCGACACCACCTATGACCGCTTCCTGACTGACAAATACCAGCAGCATACCGAGGTGCTGCGCTTCGATTCCGCCGAGGGCATGTACCAGGCGCTCGGCGCAGGGCGCGTCGATCTGGTGCTGGATGACGCGGTGTCCGGCTATTTCGGCTTTCTCGACACGGCCCAGGGCCAGGGTTTCGAGCAGGTCGGCAACAAGGTGGTTGCGCCCAAACACTTTGGCAAAGGCCAGGGCATCGCCGTGCGCAAGGGCGATCACGTGCTGCGTGAGCGGCTGGACCGAGCCCTCAGCGTGATTCTCAGCAACGGCGTCTACAAGCGCATCGAGAAGCAGTACTTCAAACAATTCACGGTGTATTAG
- a CDS encoding cyanophycinase produces the protein MIRSFMRCSALLLALLPVTGYSAGPLILIGGGLKDDNTAIYQRLIQLAGGNGQARIGVITAASIPESDDPDAGTADAANSKANGEFYAQLLETYGAADAQWIPIDLDQIGNNSNPQVVAQINSMTGFFFGGGDQSRLTQTLQTATRADSPALAAIRARHNAGAVLAGTSAGTAIMVQGPMVTGGESYDGLRYGVYTTPSGDDLAYDMQGGFGFFNYGLLDTHFSERGRQGRIVRLADYTQVPFAFGVDENTALLVQNNPTLGQMEMEVIGENGVFIFDLRNKERGTGSSYALYDVLGSYLTAGDRYRPVTGQFVIASGKSSLRGRERYSSAMTVTTDIFSSPNNSGANGRRKPREFVKVSADLFDSRVASTLGRTYETNPRFRVDLFKSSQFDSHGYQGTIAGKNMTSYLRLLMDFRPN, from the coding sequence ATGATCAGATCATTTATGCGGTGCAGCGCGTTGCTGCTCGCCCTTCTACCCGTCACCGGCTACAGCGCCGGCCCGCTGATATTGATTGGCGGCGGCCTCAAGGATGACAACACGGCGATCTATCAGCGCCTGATTCAACTGGCCGGTGGCAACGGTCAGGCGCGGATTGGGGTGATCACCGCCGCCTCGATCCCGGAAAGTGACGACCCGGATGCCGGCACTGCCGATGCCGCCAACTCCAAAGCCAATGGCGAGTTCTATGCCCAGCTGTTGGAGACTTATGGCGCGGCTGATGCGCAGTGGATCCCCATTGACCTGGATCAGATCGGCAATAACAGCAATCCGCAGGTGGTCGCGCAGATCAACAGCATGACCGGCTTCTTTTTCGGCGGTGGCGACCAGTCGCGCCTGACCCAGACCCTGCAAACCGCGACCCGTGCCGACAGCCCGGCATTGGCGGCGATTCGTGCGCGGCATAATGCTGGTGCGGTATTGGCGGGTACCAGCGCCGGCACTGCGATCATGGTGCAAGGGCCAATGGTCACCGGCGGTGAAAGCTATGACGGCCTGCGTTATGGCGTTTACACCACCCCAAGCGGAGATGACCTGGCGTACGACATGCAGGGCGGTTTCGGCTTCTTCAACTACGGCTTGCTCGATACCCACTTCAGCGAGCGTGGCCGTCAGGGCCGGATTGTTCGCCTGGCCGACTATACTCAGGTGCCATTCGCCTTCGGCGTGGATGAAAATACCGCTTTGCTGGTGCAGAACAACCCGACCTTGGGTCAGATGGAAATGGAGGTCATCGGTGAAAACGGCGTGTTTATCTTCGACCTGCGTAACAAAGAGCGTGGTACCGGCAGCAGCTACGCCCTGTATGACGTGCTGGGCAGCTACCTGACAGCGGGGGATCGCTATCGCCCGGTAACCGGTCAGTTTGTCATCGCCAGCGGCAAGTCCAGCCTGCGCGGCCGCGAGCGCTACAGCTCGGCGATGACCGTGACCACCGATATCTTCAGCAGCCCCAACAACAGTGGCGCGAATGGCCGGCGCAAACCGCGCGAGTTCGTCAAAGTCAGCGCCGATCTGTTCGACAGCCGTGTGGCCAGCACCCTGGGACGTACTTATGAAACCAATCCGCGCTTTCGCGTCGACCTGTTCAAAAGCAGCCAG